AAAAGGAAACGCTCGCCTTTATGCGCCGCACGAAGGTGCTGCCGGAAGCAGAGATCTAGATTTTTGCGATAAATGCGTTCAGGCTGAAGCCGCCGTGGCTTGTGGCGATGCATTTGGCGGCTGGATTGTGCTCGGGCGACAAGCCGGGGCACTCTCGCAGCAAGTTTGCGGTGCAGGTGTATGCGGAGCCGGGGCGGTTGTCGTCTTTAGGCGCAAGGATGGCGACCGTGAGCGATTGGCCGAGGGCCTGCAGGGCGCGGGCGAGCTCGGCGAGTCGGCGGCCGAGGCGCGTGTAGAGCTTGGGCGCATCAAAATCGAGACGCTTGCCGTAGGGCGGATTCAGTACGATGACGGGGGAGGCTTCGCTCGGATTCGAGTTGTCAGAGTGAATTCCGACCTGGCAGGCGTCGGCAATTTCTTGGGCGGTGTAGTCGAAAAAGTCGCGAAGCTGCGGCGAGACGGGGGCGGGCTCGATGCCTGCGAGCGGTGAACACTCCACATTGTGCTTGACGATTTCGACCGCCTTAGGCGAAATGTCGGAGGTGATGATTCTCGCGATGGATTGCTTCGCTCCACTGTCGCCTGCAACGATGTTTTTCGTGATGAAATTCCACGTGGCTTCCTTGAAGGCGGGCTGGTGCTTTAAGGCGAAATCGCGGCATTTGCCTGGAATGAGTCCGTTTGCCATGTAGGCTGCTTCGAGGCTGAATGTGCCGCTGCCGGCCATTAAATCGAAGACTGCGATTTCTTTGCTGGGCGCAATGCTAGATGCTTCAAATAGCATCGCGGCGGCGATGGTTTCCTTGAGCGGGGCATCGTTCACGAAACGCTCGTGGCCTCGCTTGTAAAGTTCTTCGCCGGCAAGGTCAAGCCAAATGGTACAGCGGTCATCGATAAGTGTGACGTAGAGGTTTTGAGGTGCGGAATGTGGGGTGTTAGGGGCTAAGCCCCTAGGAGAGGGGGTAGCGGAAGCCGCGGCTGGAGCGAGGGGGAGACTTACCCCTTCTAAGACCTTCTGCAATCTTTCGGCGACGGCATCGCTGTGGTACAGGCGCGAATGCTTGCTGGTTACGTGGATCTGGACCGGGTCCGGTGCGAGGTATAATTCCCACGGGATTTCGGCGGCTTTCTTTTCGAGGTCGCGGAAATTTTCGGCCTTGAAATCATAGACATGCATCAGCACGCGGTTAGCGATACGGCTGTAAGCGACGGCTTTCCACGTTTCGGTAATCTTGGTAGTAAATTCGACCTTGCCGTCGCCGGCAATACGTGGGGCGGTTTCGGCGTCGGCAAATTCTAGCCCGAAACCCAGCAGTTCCTGAACGAGAGTCTGTTCAAAACCGAGAGGTACAATCGCCAAAAAGCGGTGAGGCTTACCGATTATCTGGCGTTTGATTCGTTTTTCAAGGGCCGTAGGAAGCATTGCTAGATTGCTTTAGTAACCGAAATCGTCTGAATCGGCGTTAAAATCATCGTTGCCGTAGGAATATTCTTCGTCGTCTTCGGGCGGCGGGGGCTCAAAACCCTCGGGCGGTTCGTCGCTAGGCATTTGTTCTTCGGAATAGTTTTCAGAGGCAAATTCAGCGGGGGACTGCGGCGGATTTTCTGTAAATGCGGGGGCGCTCGGCTGCTGGCTCTGCGGTGCAGGTGCGGCTTGGATGGGCGCTGCTTGAACCGGTGCGGGCGCAGCCTGAATGGAGGCCGGTGTAATCACGATCGGTGCTGCTGGCATCGGGGCGCCTTGAATGACTGACTGGAACAATATCAGTTGTGCCTTGCTGCGGACCACTTGGTCGGCGAAGGCGTCAATGGTAATCTTTTCGGCGTTGAACAGGGCGTTCAACTTTTGCATGCCCTGCGTAAACTTGGACATCTGCATACGCGTTTCAACCGCTTCGTTGCTGGTCAGCGGAATCAGGTGCTTTTGCCTGTCGCAGAGCTTTGTCGAAAATACGGTCAGCGTCTGGTAAAATTCGATGATTTCTTGCGGCGTCTTCCACTTTTCTTCGGGCAGGCCTTCCAAAAAGAGCCTAAGCGTGGGCGATACGTTTTCGTACATCAGCTGCGGCGAAACGGCGCCAGTTTCGGCGTAAAGTGCAATTGCCGAATTCACGAATTCTTCGACCACCGGAGATTCAAACATGCGGACTCCACTTGCGGCCCAGTCCATGTCGAAGTATTCCAGCGCGCGGTCCATCAGCGTCGGATTTCGAAGTACCAAGTTCGCAAAACGGATTTCCATCGGCGGAATGCTTGCCCAGTCGAGTGTGGCTGCCTGCTCCAGTTGCGGAATCACTTCTGTTGCTCCAGGGGCGGCTGCGGTTGCTCCCATCGGTCGGCGTTCTTCGGGACCTTTTTGCGGCTTCAAGCTTTTCACTTGGGCCAAGGAACGGCTCGTGTTGAATCGTTCCGCAATCAGCTTCACATACTGATTTTGAAGTTCGCGGTCGGTAATGCTTTTTACAAGCG
Above is a genomic segment from Fibrobacter sp. UWB5 containing:
- a CDS encoding class I SAM-dependent RNA methyltransferase, with the translated sequence MLPTALEKRIKRQIIGKPHRFLAIVPLGFEQTLVQELLGFGLEFADAETAPRIAGDGKVEFTTKITETWKAVAYSRIANRVLMHVYDFKAENFRDLEKKAAEIPWELYLAPDPVQIHVTSKHSRLYHSDAVAERLQKVLEGVSLPLAPAAASATPSPRGLAPNTPHSAPQNLYVTLIDDRCTIWLDLAGEELYKRGHERFVNDAPLKETIAAAMLFEASSIAPSKEIAVFDLMAGSGTFSLEAAYMANGLIPGKCRDFALKHQPAFKEATWNFITKNIVAGDSGAKQSIARIITSDISPKAVEIVKHNVECSPLAGIEPAPVSPQLRDFFDYTAQEIADACQVGIHSDNSNPSEASPVIVLNPPYGKRLDFDAPKLYTRLGRRLAELARALQALGQSLTVAILAPKDDNRPGSAYTCTANLLRECPGLSPEHNPAAKCIATSHGGFSLNAFIAKI